In Deltaproteobacteria bacterium GWC2_55_46, a single window of DNA contains:
- a CDS encoding two-component system response regulator (DNA-binding response regulator in two-component regulatory system with ZraS; response regulator/sigma54 interaction protein) yields MSDTSVLIADDDESILWVLEKLLKGKGLDVVKASDGEEAWKALSAQPVSLAILDINMPGRDGLKLLTDAREAANPATFIIMTAESSMKNTLEAMKLGAFDYVTKPFDVSELEIIIERAIENLKLKGKVSALKERMKERLEHDTTFIGKSKAVEEVFKKAGKVAAKDVTVLVLGESGTGKELLSRLIHMNSSRADGPFVAVNSAAVPKDLMESELFGFEKGAFTGAVEGKKGKFELADGGTLFLDEVGDMSLDLQSRLLRAIQEKEFYRVGGREPIKVDVRIVAATNQDLDKAVAEKRFRDDLLFRLNGITLTLPPLRDRKGDVGVLAEFFLDRFRTEFNSGPKSFSPAATEALEAYQWPGNVRELENTVRRSVLMSPNVTITPQDLNLPLSVGKRESLEEIIAARLKPFIDKTDHRSRQELYDFIMPFMERPLIKLVLEKTRGNQVQAADMLGINRNTLRKKIRDLNINIGKLKD; encoded by the coding sequence ATGAGCGATACAAGTGTACTTATAGCCGACGATGACGAGAGCATACTCTGGGTCCTTGAGAAACTCCTTAAGGGAAAGGGGCTTGACGTGGTAAAGGCCTCTGACGGAGAAGAGGCCTGGAAGGCCCTCTCCGCTCAACCCGTAAGCCTTGCCATACTCGACATAAACATGCCGGGCAGGGACGGGCTTAAGCTCCTCACCGACGCCAGGGAGGCCGCCAACCCGGCCACGTTCATCATAATGACCGCTGAATCGAGCATGAAGAACACCCTCGAAGCTATGAAGCTCGGGGCCTTCGATTATGTCACAAAGCCCTTCGATGTAAGCGAGCTTGAGATAATAATCGAGCGCGCCATAGAGAACCTCAAGCTCAAGGGCAAGGTCTCGGCCTTGAAGGAGCGCATGAAGGAACGCCTTGAGCACGATACTACCTTCATCGGCAAGAGCAAGGCCGTTGAAGAGGTCTTCAAAAAGGCCGGGAAGGTGGCTGCAAAGGACGTGACCGTCCTTGTGCTCGGAGAGAGCGGCACAGGGAAGGAACTCCTCTCCAGGCTCATCCACATGAACAGCTCAAGGGCCGATGGCCCCTTTGTCGCCGTGAACTCGGCCGCCGTCCCGAAAGACCTGATGGAGAGCGAGCTCTTCGGCTTTGAGAAGGGGGCCTTCACGGGCGCTGTAGAGGGCAAGAAAGGCAAGTTCGAGCTTGCGGACGGCGGGACCCTCTTCCTTGACGAGGTGGGCGACATGAGCCTCGACCTGCAATCGAGGTTGCTCCGCGCCATACAGGAAAAGGAGTTCTACAGGGTTGGCGGAAGGGAGCCCATAAAGGTCGACGTCCGCATAGTCGCCGCGACAAACCAGGACCTCGACAAGGCGGTCGCGGAGAAGAGGTTCAGGGATGACCTCCTCTTCAGGCTGAACGGCATTACCCTCACCCTCCCGCCGTTAAGGGACAGGAAGGGGGACGTCGGGGTCCTTGCCGAATTTTTCCTCGACAGGTTCAGAACAGAGTTCAACTCAGGGCCAAAATCCTTTTCACCCGCTGCAACAGAGGCGCTCGAAGCCTATCAGTGGCCCGGCAACGTAAGGGAGCTTGAGAATACCGTAAGGCGCTCGGTGCTCATGTCGCCGAACGTCACGATAACGCCGCAGGACCTCAACCTGCCGCTCTCAGTGGGCAAGCGCGAGTCCCTTGAGGAGATCATAGCGGCAAGGCTCAAGCCATTCATAGACAAGACAGACCACCGCTCAAGGCAGGAGCTCTACGACTTCATAATGCCTTTCATGGAAAGGCCGCTTATAAAGCTCGTGCTCGAGAAGACCAGGGGCAACCAGGTGCAGGCCGCCGATATGCTCGGGATCAACAGAAATACGCTCAGGAAAAAGATAAGGGATTTGAACATAAACATCGGGAAGCTCAAGGATTGA
- a CDS encoding thiamine-phosphate diphosphorylase, whose translation MRDKTPFIKGLYAIIDSTYAPLELAGEYAGSLAEGGAKIIQLRAKGTPGAILLKAAQEARKALPENALFIVNDRIDIAMLSGAQGVHLGQDDIPLKEARRLLPSSIIGVSTHNMEEAKRAAAEGADYISFGPIFPTRTKGDADTPKGLEALHKIASSIGVPVVAIGGITEATALSVLRAGASSIAIISDILLATDIREKTSAIAAIIEKG comes from the coding sequence TTGAGGGACAAAACACCCTTTATAAAAGGCCTCTACGCCATAATAGATTCCACGTACGCGCCCCTGGAGCTGGCCGGGGAGTACGCCGGGTCGCTAGCCGAGGGCGGGGCGAAGATAATACAGCTTAGGGCTAAGGGCACGCCAGGCGCCATACTCCTCAAGGCGGCGCAGGAGGCCAGGAAGGCGCTTCCTGAAAACGCTCTGTTCATCGTAAACGACCGGATAGATATAGCCATGCTGTCAGGGGCTCAAGGAGTACACCTCGGGCAGGACGACATCCCGTTGAAAGAAGCGCGCAGGCTCCTGCCGTCCTCAATAATAGGCGTATCGACACACAATATGGAAGAAGCGAAGAGGGCCGCGGCGGAAGGGGCGGATTACATCTCATTCGGCCCTATATTCCCGACCAGGACCAAAGGTGACGCGGACACCCCCAAGGGGCTTGAAGCGCTCCACAAGATCGCCTCAAGCATAGGGGTCCCGGTGGTCGCCATCGGCGGCATTACCGAGGCCACGGCCCTTTCGGTCCTCAGGGCCGGGGCCTCGTCAATAGCCATCATCTCGGATATACTCCTCGCCACGGATATAAGAGAGAAGACCTCAGCCATAGCCGCTATTATTGAGAAGGGCTGA
- a CDS encoding nitrite reductase large subunit, giving the protein MERKGRQRIVVVGNGMAANAFVEELIKAGPEKYSLTVFGKEAHTGYNRVLLSQVLTGEKKPGDLVMHPPEWYKERGIEVHASKEVVAINRGSRKVVTGCGLEAGYDKLVLAAGSLPIRPDMEGSGLEGVVTFRDLADCDRITALAASGGRAVVVGGGLLGLEAAWALKTLGMEVTVVHIMDRLMERQLDERAAMLLKESIEEMGIGVLLKKEAAAFEGSGRVEKIRFKDGSEIDAGLVVISIGIRPNTELARASGLYCERGVVVSDTMQTFDPSVYSIGECVQHRGLTFGLAAPIFEQARVAANQLAGDGRRSFKNSPVSARLKVHGIDLYSAGDACGGDDSIEYFDRKSRVYKKVVMEDGRVKGIVLFGDSSRGPSLFGFLTSGADVTHRRGELLEGERKEGKAVEVLSDDAPVCGCKGITKGMIVAAIRSKGLFTREDVKRETGASSSCGGCAPLVDRVLEETLGADFQSAASAAMCACTRYTRDDVIRNIREKGLRSVSEVMETLGWEGVGCEKCRPALNYYVLLAWPGKAADDLTSRLINERAHANIQKDGTFSVVPRMYGGVTTPADLKKIAEVAERHRVPLVKLTGGQRIALFGVPREELKEIWSELDMPSGHAYAKAVRTVKTCVGESFCRYGTQDSMGLGVEIEKRIAGIPMPAKVKLGVSGCPRNCAESGVKDIGVVGVASGWEVYAGGCGGIELRAADKLGAYKTGEEAIEALSALLQHYREDASYGERTFKWIARRGIENIRKEALDDPERIKELCARLDEAAGAVTDPWNGEGRMPLRKMAQGAV; this is encoded by the coding sequence ATGGAAAGAAAAGGGAGACAGCGCATCGTCGTTGTAGGCAACGGGATGGCCGCGAACGCCTTTGTAGAAGAGCTCATCAAGGCCGGCCCCGAGAAGTACAGCCTTACGGTATTCGGGAAAGAGGCCCATACGGGCTACAACAGGGTATTGCTCTCCCAGGTGCTTACCGGTGAAAAAAAGCCCGGCGACCTCGTCATGCACCCCCCTGAATGGTACAAGGAGCGCGGGATAGAGGTGCACGCTTCAAAAGAGGTAGTCGCGATAAACAGGGGGAGCCGCAAGGTCGTGACAGGCTGCGGCCTTGAGGCAGGCTACGACAAGCTCGTCCTTGCCGCGGGCTCTCTTCCGATCAGGCCGGATATGGAAGGAAGCGGCCTTGAAGGCGTGGTCACGTTCAGGGACCTCGCCGACTGCGACAGGATAACCGCCCTCGCTGCCTCCGGCGGCAGGGCCGTGGTCGTGGGCGGCGGTCTCCTGGGGCTTGAGGCGGCATGGGCGCTTAAGACCCTCGGCATGGAGGTCACGGTCGTACATATAATGGACAGGCTCATGGAGAGGCAGCTTGACGAGCGGGCCGCCATGCTCTTGAAGGAATCAATCGAAGAGATGGGCATAGGCGTGCTCCTTAAAAAAGAGGCTGCCGCCTTTGAGGGCTCCGGGAGGGTCGAGAAGATAAGGTTCAAGGACGGCTCCGAGATAGACGCGGGCCTCGTCGTCATATCCATAGGCATACGCCCCAACACGGAGCTTGCCAGGGCTTCGGGGCTTTATTGCGAGAGGGGCGTAGTGGTGAGCGACACCATGCAGACTTTCGACCCGAGCGTATACTCGATAGGCGAATGCGTACAGCACAGGGGGCTGACCTTCGGACTGGCGGCCCCCATATTCGAGCAGGCGAGGGTGGCGGCAAACCAGCTCGCCGGGGACGGCAGGAGGTCCTTCAAGAACTCCCCCGTCTCTGCAAGGCTCAAGGTGCATGGCATAGACCTTTACTCGGCGGGGGACGCCTGCGGTGGGGACGATTCCATCGAGTACTTCGACAGGAAGTCCAGGGTCTACAAGAAAGTGGTCATGGAAGACGGCAGGGTGAAGGGGATCGTCCTTTTCGGGGACAGCTCCCGCGGCCCGTCGCTCTTCGGTTTTCTCACCTCGGGCGCTGATGTGACTCACAGGAGGGGTGAGCTTCTGGAAGGGGAGCGCAAAGAGGGCAAGGCGGTAGAGGTGCTCTCTGACGACGCGCCGGTTTGCGGATGCAAGGGCATAACAAAGGGCATGATAGTGGCGGCGATAAGGTCCAAGGGGCTCTTCACGAGAGAGGACGTGAAGAGGGAGACGGGGGCCTCGTCTTCGTGCGGCGGGTGCGCCCCGCTGGTGGACAGGGTGCTCGAAGAGACCCTTGGGGCGGATTTTCAGTCAGCGGCCTCCGCAGCCATGTGCGCATGCACGAGATATACAAGGGACGACGTCATCCGAAACATCAGGGAGAAGGGGCTCAGGTCGGTCAGCGAAGTCATGGAAACGCTCGGATGGGAGGGGGTCGGGTGCGAGAAGTGCAGGCCGGCGCTCAACTACTATGTCCTGCTAGCGTGGCCGGGGAAGGCGGCTGACGACCTTACCTCAAGGCTTATAAACGAGCGGGCCCACGCCAACATCCAGAAGGACGGCACCTTCTCCGTTGTGCCGAGGATGTACGGCGGGGTAACAACGCCAGCGGACCTTAAAAAGATCGCGGAGGTGGCAGAGAGGCACAGGGTTCCGCTCGTCAAGCTCACCGGAGGGCAGAGGATCGCCCTCTTCGGGGTCCCCAGGGAGGAATTGAAGGAAATATGGAGCGAGCTCGACATGCCTTCAGGACACGCCTATGCTAAGGCCGTAAGGACCGTCAAGACATGCGTGGGCGAGAGTTTTTGCAGGTATGGCACACAGGACTCGATGGGCCTTGGAGTCGAGATCGAGAAGAGGATAGCAGGCATACCGATGCCCGCGAAGGTGAAGCTCGGCGTGAGCGGCTGCCCGAGGAACTGCGCGGAGAGCGGCGTCAAGGACATCGGCGTCGTTGGCGTGGCCAGCGGCTGGGAGGTATACGCGGGCGGATGCGGAGGCATAGAGCTGAGGGCTGCCGATAAGCTCGGGGCTTATAAGACAGGAGAAGAGGCGATAGAGGCGCTATCGGCCCTGCTGCAGCATTACAGGGAAGACGCCAGTTACGGCGAGAGGACCTTCAAGTGGATAGCCCGCAGGGGCATCGAGAATATAAGGAAAGAGGCCCTCGACGACCCGGAGAGAATAAAGGAGCTTTGCGCCAGGCTGGATGAAGCGGCAGGCGCGGTCACGGACCCGTGGAATGGCGAGGGGAGGATGCCCCTCAGAAAAATGGCCCAGGGGGCTGTATAG
- a CDS encoding ammonia channel protein — translation MKTMIWALVMLFLMPLTALADGPPPIDTGDTSWVLISTAFVLLMTAPGLALFYSGMVRRKNVLGTIMQSFAVLCIISIQWVLWGYSLAFGPDIGGLIGSLDWAGLAGVGADPNTDYAATIPHQAFMIFQMMFAVITPALIAGAFAERMKFSAFIIFTLLWTTLVYDPLAHWVWGVGGWLRALGALDFAGGTVVHISSGVAALAAALAMGKRKGYKTELMMPHNLPLTLIGAGLLWFGWFGFNAGSALGANGLAASAFLVTNTAAAAAALAWMAAEWLHRGKPTLLGLASGIVAGLVAITPAAGFVGPMPSIFLGAAAGVICYIAVTYIKPLLGYDDSLDAFGIHGVGGIWGAIATGLFASTAINSAGADGLFYGGTLLVKQLIAVGASVGYAFVATFVLLKLIDWTVGLRVSSEDEVQGLDITQHSESGYSL, via the coding sequence ATGAAGACGATGATCTGGGCTCTTGTAATGCTCTTTTTAATGCCGCTTACGGCCCTGGCCGACGGGCCGCCGCCAATTGACACGGGGGATACCTCATGGGTGCTCATCTCCACCGCGTTCGTGCTCCTTATGACCGCGCCGGGCCTCGCCCTTTTCTACTCCGGCATGGTGAGGAGAAAAAACGTGCTCGGTACCATAATGCAGTCCTTCGCGGTCCTTTGCATCATAAGCATACAGTGGGTGCTCTGGGGCTATAGCCTCGCCTTCGGCCCCGATATCGGCGGGCTCATAGGCTCGCTCGACTGGGCCGGCCTCGCAGGTGTAGGCGCTGATCCGAACACCGACTACGCAGCGACCATACCGCACCAGGCCTTCATGATATTCCAGATGATGTTCGCGGTAATAACGCCTGCGCTCATCGCCGGCGCCTTTGCCGAGAGGATGAAGTTCTCGGCCTTCATCATATTCACCCTCCTGTGGACAACCCTGGTCTACGACCCGCTCGCCCACTGGGTATGGGGCGTTGGCGGATGGCTCCGCGCTCTCGGCGCCCTCGACTTCGCTGGCGGAACAGTCGTCCACATAAGCTCCGGTGTCGCGGCCCTGGCTGCCGCGCTTGCGATGGGGAAGAGGAAGGGGTACAAGACAGAGCTTATGATGCCGCACAACCTGCCGCTCACCTTGATCGGTGCAGGGCTTCTCTGGTTCGGGTGGTTCGGCTTCAACGCCGGGAGCGCCCTCGGGGCGAACGGCCTTGCGGCCTCGGCATTCCTGGTGACAAACACCGCTGCCGCCGCCGCGGCGCTGGCCTGGATGGCGGCTGAGTGGCTTCACAGGGGCAAGCCGACGCTCCTTGGCCTTGCCTCAGGGATTGTAGCCGGGCTGGTGGCGATAACGCCTGCCGCGGGTTTTGTCGGGCCGATGCCGTCCATATTCCTCGGAGCGGCTGCAGGCGTTATCTGCTATATAGCGGTAACATACATAAAGCCGCTCCTTGGCTATGACGACTCGCTCGACGCCTTCGGCATACACGGCGTAGGCGGCATCTGGGGCGCTATAGCGACCGGACTTTTCGCATCCACCGCTATAAACTCCGCGGGCGCCGACGGGCTCTTCTACGGCGGGACTCTCCTCGTAAAGCAGCTGATAGCCGTAGGCGCGAGCGTCGGATACGCGTTCGTGGCTACCTTTGTGCTCTTAAAGCTCATCGACTGGACCGTTGGTCTGAGGGTCTCAAGCGAAGATGAGGTGCAGGGTCTTGATATCACACAGCATAGCGAGAGCGGATATTCTCTTTGA
- a CDS encoding transcriptional regulator (indirectly regulates nitrogen metabolism; at high nitrogen levels P-II prevents the phosphorylation of NR-I, the transcriptional activator of the glutamine synthetase gene (glnA); at low nitrogen levels P-II is uridylylated to form PII-UMP and interacts with an adenylyltransferase (GlnE) that activates GlnA), which translates to MKKVEAIIKPHKLDDVKKALGDLNVQGMTVSEVKGFGRQKGHSEFYRGAEYTLDFLPKIKVEIVTADELTPKVVEAIMAAAKTGKIGDGKIFISNIEDGIRIRTGEHGSDAL; encoded by the coding sequence ATGAAGAAGGTCGAGGCGATAATCAAGCCACACAAGCTGGACGACGTTAAAAAGGCGCTCGGCGATCTCAACGTCCAGGGTATGACGGTATCCGAGGTCAAGGGCTTCGGGAGGCAGAAGGGGCATTCAGAGTTCTACAGGGGCGCCGAGTACACCCTCGACTTCCTCCCCAAGATAAAGGTGGAGATAGTCACCGCCGATGAGCTTACGCCAAAGGTGGTCGAGGCGATCATGGCCGCCGCGAAGACCGGCAAGATAGGCGACGGCAAGATATTCATATCGAATATAGAGGACGGCATCAGGATAAGGACTGGCGAGCACGGAAGCGACGCCCTGTAA
- a CDS encoding ammonia channel protein, with translation MDKADTAWLMVSTAMVMFMIPGLAIFYAGMARKKNVLSTIMQSFFILCLITVQWVLLGYTLSFGPDTGGFIGGLDFTALSGVGIEPKGTIPHLLFMVFQGMFAAITVALITGAVAERIKFSAVVLFSILWAFLVYDPLAHWVWGGGWLQSLGVLDFAGGMVVHMSSGISALVAAIYVGRRKGWPRELMPPHNLTLTVIGMGILWFGWFGFNAGSALAADGVAVNAFVTTNTAAAVGTLVWAFIEWAHRGKPTMLGAMSGTVAGLGSITPAAGFVTPQAAILIGVVAAGLCYIAVTIMKIRLKYDDTLDVFGIHGVAGTWGTLATGLLASVGATGLIHGNPALLMSQVIGAGVTVLVSVVGTLVILKVVDLVVGLRVSNEEEIQGLDLTQHEESGYNF, from the coding sequence ATAGACAAGGCGGACACCGCCTGGCTGATGGTCTCAACGGCTATGGTAATGTTCATGATACCGGGGCTCGCGATATTCTACGCCGGCATGGCGAGAAAGAAGAACGTGCTCTCGACCATCATGCAGAGCTTCTTCATACTCTGCCTCATAACCGTCCAATGGGTCCTCCTGGGATATACGCTCTCTTTCGGCCCGGATACTGGCGGGTTCATAGGCGGACTTGACTTTACGGCCCTGTCTGGCGTAGGCATAGAGCCGAAGGGGACGATACCGCACCTCCTCTTCATGGTCTTCCAGGGCATGTTCGCGGCCATAACGGTCGCGCTCATAACAGGGGCCGTGGCGGAGAGGATCAAGTTCTCGGCGGTAGTCCTCTTTAGCATCCTCTGGGCGTTTCTTGTATACGACCCGCTCGCCCACTGGGTCTGGGGCGGGGGGTGGCTTCAGTCGCTCGGCGTCCTTGACTTCGCGGGCGGCATGGTAGTCCACATGAGCTCCGGCATCTCCGCCCTCGTTGCCGCGATATATGTCGGCAGACGTAAGGGTTGGCCGAGGGAGCTGATGCCGCCGCATAACCTGACGCTTACTGTCATAGGCATGGGCATACTCTGGTTCGGCTGGTTCGGCTTCAACGCCGGGAGCGCCCTCGCGGCAGACGGAGTGGCGGTAAACGCTTTCGTCACCACGAATACCGCCGCGGCGGTAGGCACGCTCGTCTGGGCTTTCATAGAATGGGCGCACAGGGGCAAGCCCACGATGCTTGGGGCCATGTCGGGTACGGTCGCCGGGCTTGGTTCGATAACTCCGGCAGCCGGTTTCGTAACGCCCCAGGCGGCTATTCTGATAGGGGTAGTCGCGGCGGGCCTCTGCTACATAGCCGTGACTATCATGAAGATCAGGCTCAAGTATGACGACACCCTCGACGTCTTCGGCATCCACGGCGTTGCAGGCACATGGGGGACTCTGGCAACAGGCCTTCTCGCCTCGGTCGGCGCAACAGGGCTTATCCACGGGAACCCGGCGCTCCTCATGAGCCAGGTTATCGGCGCGGGCGTAACGGTCCTTGTCTCGGTCGTGGGGACGCTGGTCATACTAAAGGTGGTCGACCTCGTCGTGGGCCTCAGGGTATCGAACGAGGAGGAGATACAGGGGCTTGATCTCACTCAGCACGAAGAGAGCGGCTACAACTTCTAA
- a CDS encoding starch synthase, protein MALNVVIAAPEAAPFAKTGGLADVSGSLPAALKQMGCEVHLFMPYYREIAGKHLEVEKTLEVPVNMGRRIINAEVLLADHQGVSVHFIKRDEFFDRSYLYGTPEGDYFDNLERYAFFSRAVLEVIKALDLKPDIIHCNDWQTGLIPAYLNDIYRGDPAFSKTATVFTVHNIAYQGQFPANLYDITGLGYYMLNPEGLEFWGNLSLLKAGIVFSEAITTVSKGYSLEIQTPEYGYGLEGVLSKRKDDLFGILNGVDYTEWDPATDTAIPENYSTEDLKGKSACRKKLLKDFGLKVKARTPLIGMITRLADQKGIDILAEAMPELMKMDLALVILGSGDRRYQDLLAGLARSYPEKLSVKVAFNGHLSHLVEAGADIFLMPSRYEPCGLNQIYSLKYGTVPVVRATGGLDDTVTDYSEGNGTGFKFKEYSAPALVQKVAEALKLFGNKKAWKGLQEKGMKENFSWDDAASRYIEVYMAAKARLHKS, encoded by the coding sequence ATGGCGCTTAACGTTGTCATAGCGGCCCCTGAGGCCGCGCCGTTTGCCAAGACCGGCGGCCTTGCGGACGTAAGCGGGTCTCTCCCGGCCGCATTGAAGCAGATGGGCTGCGAGGTCCACCTTTTCATGCCATATTACAGGGAGATTGCAGGCAAACACCTTGAGGTCGAAAAGACCCTCGAAGTGCCCGTCAACATGGGAAGGAGGATAATAAACGCCGAGGTCCTCCTTGCCGACCATCAGGGCGTGAGCGTCCACTTCATAAAAAGGGATGAGTTCTTCGACAGGTCGTACCTCTATGGCACCCCTGAAGGGGATTACTTCGACAACCTCGAAAGGTACGCCTTCTTCTCAAGGGCCGTCCTTGAGGTAATAAAGGCGCTTGATCTCAAGCCCGACATCATCCACTGCAACGACTGGCAGACAGGCCTCATACCCGCGTATCTCAATGACATCTACAGGGGCGACCCCGCTTTTTCGAAAACAGCGACTGTCTTTACCGTCCATAATATAGCCTATCAGGGGCAGTTCCCCGCCAATCTTTACGACATTACCGGCCTCGGATATTACATGCTGAACCCGGAGGGGCTCGAGTTCTGGGGCAACCTTAGCCTCCTTAAGGCCGGTATAGTCTTCTCTGAGGCTATAACGACCGTAAGCAAAGGCTACAGCCTTGAGATACAGACCCCTGAGTACGGCTACGGCCTCGAAGGGGTATTGAGCAAACGCAAGGATGACCTCTTCGGCATACTGAACGGGGTCGATTATACGGAATGGGACCCGGCGACAGACACCGCCATACCGGAGAACTATTCGACAGAAGACCTCAAGGGCAAATCGGCCTGCAGAAAAAAGCTCCTGAAGGATTTCGGTCTTAAGGTCAAGGCCAGGACGCCTCTTATAGGCATGATAACCAGGCTTGCCGACCAGAAGGGCATAGATATACTCGCCGAGGCGATGCCAGAGCTTATGAAGATGGATCTCGCGCTGGTCATCCTCGGCTCAGGCGACAGGAGATACCAGGACCTCCTTGCCGGCCTGGCCAGGTCTTACCCCGAGAAGCTTTCGGTGAAGGTCGCCTTCAACGGCCACCTCTCTCACCTGGTTGAGGCCGGGGCCGATATCTTCCTCATGCCTTCGAGGTACGAGCCATGCGGGTTGAACCAGATATATAGCCTCAAGTACGGCACCGTGCCGGTCGTGCGCGCAACAGGCGGACTTGACGATACCGTAACGGATTATTCCGAAGGCAACGGGACAGGCTTTAAATTCAAGGAGTATTCGGCTCCTGCGCTCGTTCAAAAGGTAGCCGAGGCGCTAAAGCTCTTCGGCAACAAGAAGGCGTGGAAAGGGCTACAAGAGAAGGGTATGAAAGAGAATTTTTCATGGGATGACGCCGCCAGCAGGTACATCGAGGTCTACATGGCTGCCAAGGCCAGGTTGCACAAATCTTAA
- a CDS encoding UTP--glucose-1-phosphate uridylyltransferase, translating to MKIKKAVFPAAGFGTRFLPATKAIPKEMLPLVDKPLIQYGVEEAKSSGLSEIIIVTGMGKTAIEDHFDTSFELEKLLQERGKTELLKMIEAVSGLVHFAYTRQKKPLGLGHAIGITRNLINNEPFAVFLGDDIIVSKTPVMKQMIEAYKRFGTSILAVQTVPRSQAHLYGVIKGKKIGPGIYRVMDLVEKPQGKPPSNLAIIGRYILTPGIFSALEETKPGKGGEIQLTDALRILVRTQEIYAIEFEGTRYDAGDKLGFLKANVSLALKRPELKADFKKFLRDLKF from the coding sequence ATGAAGATCAAAAAAGCGGTTTTCCCTGCCGCGGGCTTCGGGACCAGGTTCCTGCCCGCCACCAAGGCTATCCCGAAGGAGATGCTCCCGCTCGTTGACAAGCCGCTCATCCAGTACGGGGTCGAAGAGGCCAAGTCATCGGGCCTCTCAGAGATAATCATCGTGACCGGAATGGGCAAGACGGCGATCGAAGACCATTTCGACACCTCGTTCGAGCTTGAAAAACTCCTTCAGGAAAGGGGCAAGACAGAGCTCCTTAAGATGATAGAGGCGGTCTCCGGCCTGGTCCATTTCGCCTACACGAGGCAGAAAAAGCCCCTTGGGCTGGGCCATGCCATAGGCATAACCAGGAACCTTATCAATAACGAGCCATTTGCCGTTTTCCTGGGGGACGATATAATTGTCTCAAAGACCCCGGTCATGAAGCAGATGATCGAGGCCTACAAGAGGTTCGGCACCTCTATCCTCGCGGTACAGACGGTACCGAGGAGCCAGGCCCACCTCTACGGCGTGATAAAGGGGAAAAAGATCGGCCCCGGCATATACAGGGTCATGGACCTTGTTGAAAAGCCGCAGGGCAAGCCCCCCTCAAACCTTGCTATAATAGGCAGGTATATCCTTACCCCGGGCATCTTCAGCGCCCTTGAGGAGACGAAGCCTGGCAAAGGCGGGGAGATACAGCTCACTGACGCGCTCAGGATACTTGTGCGCACGCAGGAAATATACGCCATCGAGTTCGAAGGGACAAGGTATGACGCCGGGGACAAGCTGGGCTTCCTCAAGGCAAACGTCTCACTTGCGCTTAAGCGGCCGGAGCTCAAGGCCGATTTCAAGAAGTTTTTAAGAGACCTCAAGTTCTAA